Proteins encoded in a region of the Ornithodoros turicata isolate Travis chromosome 3, ASM3712646v1, whole genome shotgun sequence genome:
- the LOC135389409 gene encoding uncharacterized protein LOC135389409 gives MDKLRKNRSVVRGATTRRLSSATDLLKQEIPSTEELQVALDDLLDKDATLAGLNEKIAHLVYDDSYEEEVSTALDYHERILSCISRIRLHTRSRSDAILAQAAATVSLQDTPGDRTEYVMSGAAPTAPTVHDNPALVMVPRPSTKRVALPKLQVPVFSGDLRERHGFWEHFEATIHTNPDLPAIEKFKYLRSYLTGQAKRAVEWIRLTEDNYATAVNVLTQRFGRTDTLVDEHIDSLLAITPIQNSSQLARLRQLYEHILFRTSCLETLGVSPAEYAVVLHRVLMRSLPEDIPVLYRQRMKEDVAATEAAASRAATDAAASREPAASRAAQVKNIMEFLQVRVESREDTRAGRARLASTVPGTMDSSSQAPVASSTLPTALALAASSSHPRPSCPLCNLASHTVQECHVAISTDDKRRRLTAKNCCFKCGKHGHFARSCRSATWLRCRHCSRRHLSVLCDLWKRNDDAATDQIPTPGSVLNASAGDEQPVTSAPASSDSPSPTLLQTATVWAAGGNERIKVRVLFDTGSQRTFIRRDISLKLGLPCIDEEDLTVYTFGNSARPQRYHCRKVRVELRSLFGDKSVALDALEVPEVCTVRSADITPELRSSLHTKEMQLAHEPSLSGGSDSVISVLIGSDLYWTVVTGCVDRLSEHMCAVETVFGWTVQGAYSQITHPLSANGHTTALFLACSEGWCTAHPAGDPSEMWRLDAIGITDPGEPPREEPTAVVQFRDAVYKDKGRYVVPIMLRSQGHVPSTNRTVAETRLMRQLQHFLTQPEVLQEYDSVIREYPKEGHAEVVPANDDSRMVYYLPHHAVVRREAVTTKVRVVFDASSHELGSPSLNDVLDKGVKLGAELFQLLLQFRCSPIVLTADIRKAFMQVCIRPDERDLLRFLWFNQLPTEGLPTPSICEWRMTRVPFGAPSSPFLLAATLQHHLEEWKKTYPNIAARLQKSFYVDDLVIGAHSQAEALDIYRTASAILADASMELRKWCSSSSVLNERFYADGVSIDNVTGRTTSCKVLGLVCDGDADIVVVSTQNVSSYVATPLPTKRTVLQAFARIYDPLGLIAPFVLRAKLLFQNLLKLHKGWDDPLERETKAQWTAWTSEQGFLSSVRVPRCVVPAQSEEGANVELHMFCDASPLAYGTVVYVRYALSNGQYSVRLLMSKCRVAPVKPVSLPRLELLACLLAARLWDYVRQVPEFSSYMAWFWTASAIALQWITGGNDRQETFVRNRSSEIRRLTETSTWQHCRSHDNPADLITRGAPASFAQQKLAWWSGPSWLSRPEPNWPPRAATPKTDNGSNAHLTACPTVPVPSPSPEPLLQVTHYERLLRLLRITAWIKRFL, from the coding sequence ATGGACAAGCTGCGTAAGAACCGGTCTGTAGTCCGCGGCGCAACGACTCGACGGCTGTCATCTGCAACCGACCTCCTGAAACAAGAGATACCATCTACCGAAGAGTTGCAGGTGGCCCTCGATGACCTTCTGGACAAAGATGCGACGCTTGCGGGCTTAAACGAAAAGATTGCGCACCTCGTCTACGACGACAGTTACGAAGAGGAGGTCAGTACCGCCTTGGATTACCACGAAAGGATTCTTAGCTGCATCAGCAGGATTCGACTTCACACGCGCTCCCGTTCCGACGCCATCCTCGCACAGGCCGCCGCCACCGTTTCGCTTCAAGACACACCAGGGGATCGTACTGAATACGTTATGAGTGGCGCGgctccgaccgctccgaccgtTCACGATAATCCTGCGCTTGTGATGGTACCACGACCTTCGACGAAACGGGTTGCCCTTCCGAAGTTGCAGGTGCCCGTCTTCTCCGGAGACCTCCGTGAGAGGCATGGATTTTGGGAGCACTTTGAAGCCACAATCCATACAAATCCTGACCTACCCGCAATCGAAAAGTTCAAGTACCTACGATCCTACTTGACCGGACAAGCGAAGCGCGCCGTGGAATGGATCAGGCTTACCGAGGACAACTACGCCACTGCAGTCAATGTCCTAACCCAGCGCTTCGGTCGTACGGACACGCTTGTAGATGAGCACATCGACAGTCTGCTTGCAATTACGCCGATCCAGAACTCTTCACAGCTGGCCCGACTCCGCCAGCTCTACGAGCATATTCTCTTTCGTACTAGTTGCCTCGAGACCCTTGGCGTGTCCCCCGCAGAGTATGCTGTTGTGCTGCATAGGGTGCTCATGCGGTCGTTGCCAGAGGATATACCCGTGCTGTACCGTCAACGCATGAAGGAGGACGTTGCGGCTACTGAAGCTGCGGCGTCACGAGCGGCTACTGATGCTGCTGCGTCCCGTGAACCTGCGGCGTCCCGAGCGGCGCAGGTTAAGAACATTATGGAATTCCTACAAGTACGAGTTGAAAGCAGGGAGGACACACGTGCGGGTCGTGCAAGGCTTGCTTCGACCGTTCCTGGTACTATGGATAGTTCCTCCCAAGCTCCCGTAGCGTCGTCCACCTTACCGACAGCACTGGCTTTGGCCGCATCTTCATCGCATCCTCGTCCCTCTTGTCCGCTCTGCAACTTGGCAAGCCACACTGTTCAGGAATGCCATGTTGCCATCTCGACGGATGACAAGAGAAGAAGATTGACAGCCAAGAACTGCTGTTTCAAGTGCGGCAAGCACGGCCACTTCGCTCGCAGCTGTCGCAGTGCTACTTGGTTGAGGTGCCGCCACTGTTCAAGACGTCACCTCTCTGTGTTATGTGATCTCTGGAAAAGAAACGATGACGCCGCTACGGACCagattcccactcctggaagtGTGCTCAACGCCTCGGCTGGCGATGAGCAACCCGTCACATCAGCCCCGGCCAGTAGCGACTCGCCATCACCAACGCTACTTCAGACAGCAACGGTTTGGGCAGCGGGAGGTAACGAGCGCATAAAGGTACGTGTACTCTTCGATACTGGGAGTCAGCGAACCTTCATACGAAGGGACATCTCCCTGAAGCTTGGCCTTCCCTGCATCGACGAAGAGGATCTAACCGTATACACCTTTGGGAATTCGGCACGCCCTCAGCGCTATCATTGCCGCAAGGTGAGGGTAGAGCTTCGCAGCCTGTTCGGCGACAAGTCTGTTGCGCTTGACGCGCTAGAAGTTCCAGAGGTCTGCACCGTGAGGAGCGCTGACATTACTCCGGAGTTAAGATCCAGTCTCCACACGAAAGAGATGCAGCTCGCTCATGAGCCGTCGCTTAGCGGAGGTTCGGATTCTGTGATCAGCGTACTGATTGGCTCGGACCTGTACTGGACCGTCGTGACCGGTTGCGTCGACCGTCTCAGCGAGCATATGTGCGCAGTAGAAACTGTATTCGGTTGGACGGTGCAAGGCGCCTACTCCCAGATTACCCATCCTCTGTCTGCTAACGGCCACACCACTGCTCTCTTTCTTGCATGTTCTGAGGGGTGGTGTACAGCGCATCCTGCTGGTGACCCTTCCGAAATGTGGAGGCTCGACGCTATTGGTATTACAGACCCTGGGGAACCGCCCAGAGAAGAGCCAACGGCGGTGGTGCAGTTCCGTGACGCTGTCTACAAGGACAAAGGGCGTTATGTCGTGCCCATCATGCTAAGGTCTCAAGGCCACGTGCCAAGCACGAATCGGACAGTTGCAGAAACGCGGCTAATGCGTCAGCTACAACACTTCCTGACCCAACCCGAAGTACTTCAGGAGTACGACAGCGTCATCAGGGAGTACCCGAAGGAAGGTCATGCAGAGGTAGTGCCAGCGAACGACGATTCAAGGATGGTATACTATCTTCCACATCACGCAGTCGTACGTCGAGAAGCCGTCACCACGAAAGTTCGGGTCGTATTTGATGCGTCTTCTCATGAACTGGGGAGTCCTTCACTCAACGACGTACTGGACAAAGGAGTGAAGCTCGGGGCAGAGTTGTTCCAGCTTCTGTTGCAGTTCAGGTGCAGCCCAATAGTCCTCACCGCCGACATACGTAAAGCGTTCATGCAGGTCTGCATCAGGCCGGACGAGCGGGATCTTCTGCGCTTTCTCTGGTTTAACCAGCTACCCACGGAGGGACTGCCTACTCCCAGCATCTGCGAGTGGCGAATGACGAGAGTGCCTTTCGGGGCACCTTCTAGTCCATTCTTGCTTGCGGCTACGTTGCAGCACCATCTAGAGGAGTGGAAGAAAACATACCCGAACATCGCGGCTCGGCTGCAGAAATCTTTCTACGTCGACGACTTAGTCATCGGGGCTCACTCTCAGGCCGAAGCACTGGACATCTACAGAACGGCGAGTGCAATCCTTGCAGACGCCAGCATGGAGCTCAGGAAGTGGTGCTCCAGCTCATCTGTTCTCAACGAACGGTTTTACGCGGACGGGGTCTCGATCGACAACGTCACCGGGCGCACGACTTCTTGCAAGGTTCTCGGTCTAGTGTGTGATGGCGACGCTGACATCGTCGTCGTAAGCACTCAGAATGTGTCCTCGTACGTTGCGACGCCGTTGCCTACGAAACGGACAGTGCTACAGGCCTTCGCACGAATCTATGATCCTCTGGGACTTATCGCCCCATTCGTCTTACGGGCAAAACTGCTCTTCCAGAACCTATTGAAGCTGCACAAGGGCTGGGATGACCCGCTAGAGAGAGAAACAAAAGCTCAATGGACAGCGTGGACATCGGAACAAGGCTTTCTCTCGTCAGTCAGGGTTCCACGTTGCGTCGTTCCAGCTCAAAGTGAAGAAGGAGCGAACGTCGAGTTGCACATGTTCTGCGACGCAAGTCCGCTGGCATATGGTACGGTCGTGTATGTTCGATATGCGCTTTCCAATGGCCAGTACTCCGTACGTCTCCTGATGAGCAAATGCCGCGTCGCTCCAGTCAAGCCTGTGTCGTTGCCTCGACTGGAGTTGCTTGCTTGTTTACTCGCTGCCAGGCTCTGGGACTACGTCAGGCAGGTTCCAGAGTTTTCCAGCTACATGGCTTGGTTTTGGACGGCCTCCGCCATTGCATTACAGTGGATCACTGGTGGCAACGACCGGCAAGAGACCTTCGTCAGGAACCGCTCGTCGGAAATACGTCGGTTGACAGAGACGTCTACCTGGCAACACTGCCGAAGTCACGATAATCCGGCAGACCTAATCACGCGCGGAGCACCAGCCTCGTTTGCCCAGCAGAAGTTAGCCTGGTGGTCAGGTCCCTCATGGTTGTCGCGTCCGGAACCAAACTGGCCACCTAGGGCCGCGACTCCAAAAACCGACAACGGAAGCAATGCTCACCTGACTGCCTGTCCGACAGTACCGGTGCCCTCGCCTAGTCCCGAACCCCTGCTCCAGGTTACGCACTACGAGCGCCTTCTCAGATTATTGCGAATTACAGCTTGGATTAAAAGGTTTTTGTGA